The Synechocystis sp. PCC 6714 genome includes the window ACTTCCGCTAAACTGGCAAAATCATCGGAATGACCAACCTTAATGGACGGATTTTTAATTTTGTAATGGCGATAATATTGTTGGGCTGGCACACCATCAATAAACACAACTTGCGAAGCCACAGCATTAGAACCTTGAATATGGGAAATATCGTAGCCTTCAATGCGTTTTGGCAAAGTTTCTAAATCAAGAATTTCCGCTAAATCTTCCAAGGCTGTAACGTTCTTAGCAGTCTGCTTTTGTAACCTTTCCAACTCATACTGGGCATTGCGCTCCACCATTTCTAGCAGTTCGGCTTTGGTTTGTCTTTGGGGCAGGTTAAAAGTTACCTTTCTTCCCCGTTGGCTAGTTAACCAATCGTTGAGCAATTCCCCATCGGGCAAAACACAGGGCAGAATAATTTCACTGGGAATTTCCACCGCTTCCACCTGTTGATAATGCTGTTCTAAAACCCTCTGTAACACTTCCCCCTTTTCTTCCACTGATTCCACTCCATCAGCGAAGAATCCCAGTCGCCCCACCAATTTTCCCGCTCGAATTTGAAACAATTGAATGGCACTAATTTGCCCGTCACTGGCCACGGCGATCGCATCTCTGGAAATTGTATCCTGGGGCAAAGAAACTTTTTGATCAGCGTTAAGTTTCCCGAGGGAATTAATTTGATCTCGAATCAGGGCTGCTTGTTCAAATTTTAAGTCCGCCGCCGCTTGTTCCATCTGCTCTGTCAATAATTGATGTAACTCCTGGGTGCGCCCCTGGAAAACCATAGCCACTTTTTGCAAAGTTTGACGGTAATCTTCCGGGGTAATTAACGCTTGACAAACCCCGGGACAACGGCCAATATCGTAATTTAAACAAGGGCGATGCTTAAATAAGGGCTGACGACGTTGCCGCAGGGGAAAAATCCGCTGTATTAACCGTAATGTTTGCCGTAAACTAAAACTATCTACATAGGGACCGTAGTAACGATCCTTTGCCTGGTTTAAACGGCGTTTTCTCGTAATAAAAATACGAGGGTAAGTCTCTGACCAAGTAATGCAAACATAAGGATATTTCTTGTCGTCTTTGAGTAGAACATTAAAGTGGGGTTGATGCTGTTTAATTAAATTGGCTTCTAGGGCTAAAGCTTCCGTTTCCGTGTCGGTAACAATGAACTCAATTTCTGCTATTTGTTGCACCATCAAAGCAATGCGGGCTGTATGGGGTTGGGAATCCCGAAAATAGGATCTAACCCTGGTTCTCAATTTTTTTGCTTTACCAATGTAGAGAATTGTTCCCTGGCGATCGCCCATGAGGTAAACCCCTGGATCCTGGGGAATTTCCTTGAGACGTTGTTCTAATAAATCGGGCTGTTGTATGAGAGGAAGAAGGGTAACAGTAGCAACCATTGATTAGTTATATGGGAAATTTTAAAGGCTGAATATCATTTCTAATCCAGATAGATGGATTGAGCGATAGTTTATCAATTATCCTTGTAGACATTGGAACGATGCCCTATTTTAACCACCGCAATAACAAGTTCTGCATCCCTAATTTCATAAATAATTCGGTACACTCCCTGTCGCACTCTGTATTTATCTTCTCCTGCTAGTTTGACACAGCCGTCTCCCCTGGGATCAGTCGCTAAAATATCAATTCTTGTCAGTATTTTCTTAACATCGTTGTTAGGAATCCCCCTAAGATCTTTGCTAACTGACTGCTTAAAAGTAATTTTATATTTTGCCATGAACTTTTAGATCATTAATTAAATCTTCATAGCTCAATTCTTGCTCATTCTTTCGTTCAGCTAAAGCTGCCAAATCTTCCTGGTCTTCAGACATTAGTAATCGCACTGCTTCATCGATTATTTCTGATATGGAAACATGGGAAGAAGCCGCTTTAATCTTCAAAGCCTGATGAATGGATGGATCAAAATAAACAGTCGATCTTTTTGATAAAATTCCCATAGTACGATGTCAAAGTTCAGCAACCAATTGACATTGTAGCGTTAAAACGTCACAGCGTTACGACGCCCTGGTGGTATATTTATCAACGAATGAACTGGGCTCTGGAAAGTTATCGCATCGAGGAGATTGTTGAGCATGGCAATGGAATCTTGGTTGGGAGCAATGGTTGGTGTTAGTGTGGTGATCGTTACTGCCACGCCGTTGATAGCCCAAACCCAGCCCTTATTTTTGGCCTATCCTCCCCAAAATCACCAGACCAGTAGCCCGACGATTTTCTTCATTGGTTCCGCCGCTCCCAGTGTGACGGTTACCTTGAATGGTCAGCCCATTGAACGCAGTGCCCAAGGCAATTTCGCCCCTGTAATTCCCCTCACAATGGGGAAAAATGAATTTGTTTTTCAAGCGGGTTCCCAACGGATTGAGCGTACCATTACTCGCATTGCCACTGGCCCCACGTTACCAGCCCAGGGCGGTTTTGCCCCCGGTTCCCTCACCCCCGCTGTACCCATCAGTCGTCCTGCCCATGAGTCGATCTGCTTTACGGCGATCGCCCCGACGGATGCGGTAGCTACGGTGACATTGGCGGGACAGACCATTCCCCTCACCCCCCAGGGCAATGTAGTCCAGTTACCGGCAAACAACACTATTTTGCACGGAGAAAATCAGCCTAAAGTCACAGCAGCAGATCAGTACAAGGGCTGTCAAACATTTACCTCAGGGCAATTGCCGACTGTGTTGGGAACGCCGCAATTTAATCTGCAATGGCGGGGACAAAGTTTTTCCACCCCCGGCCCCGGTAGCGTTACATTACTCAATGGCGATCGCCCCCAGGTGGTTGCGGTGACTAGTCAGGCTGGAGTGGCTCGCACAGGCCCCGGCACCGATTATTCCCGGTTAACCCCTTTGCCCCAGGGTAGTCAGGCTAGCGTCACTGGCCAGGATGGAGACTGGTTGCGGTTGGACTATGGTGGCTGGATCAAAGCGGACGAGACCCGTACTTTGCCTAGTCAAGCTCCGCCTCGTTCCCTAATCCGCAGTGTAAGTTATCAGGCTTTTGGCGACCATACAGAAATACGTTTTCCCCTGCAATTGCCGGTGCCAGTGACAATACATCAAACTGAAACAGGATTTACTTTAAGTCTTTACAATACCACTGCCCAAACTGATACTATTCGCCTGGATAATGACCCCATTATTCGCAATTTAACCTGGCAACAAATTAGCCCAGATCGGATTGATTATTACTTCACATTCAAAACCGATCAACAGTGGGGCTATGATTTACGTTATGAAGGCACTACCTTAATTTTGTCTTTGCGTCATCCTCCCCGTATTTCTTCCCAACCGGGTAACCTACAGGGAGTAAAAATTCTGCTGGATCCGGGCCATGGGGGTAGTGAATCGGGAGCAGTGGGGCCCACTGGCTATGCAGAAAAAGACATTAACTTACTGATTTCCCAACGGTTGGCCGATCGCCTGCGAGCCCAGGGGGCTAATATTCATCTGACCCGCACCGGGGACGAATTTGTTTCCTTGGTTGACCGCCAAACCCAAATTTCTCAAGTGCAACCGGCGATCGCCCTCTCCATCCATTACAATGCCCTGCCCGACAGCGGTAATCCGAACGAAACCGACGGTATTAGTACGTTTTGGTACAATGCCCAAGCGGCGGATTTAGCCAATTTTTTGCAAGGATATTTGGTGGAAAATTTAGGTAGGAATTCCCATGGGGTTTATTGGAATAATTTGGCCTTAACCCGTCCCACCATCTCCCCGGCGGTGCTACTGGAATTGGGATTTATGATCAGCCCCCAAGAATTTGAGTGGATTACCAATGCCCAAGCTCAAGAGCAATTGGTGCAGACATTAGCGGCGGGCATTACCACCTGGTTACAGCAACAGCGTTGAGTCTACTTCAACAAAATTTTTGCTTTCGCTTAAGTACCAACTTCTACTGGTGTTAAATTTTCCATTTTCCCCAGAGACAATCAGGTAAACATACTCCGGCCAGGCAATGGCCCGGTCAAATTCCGATGGTATGGGCTGGCCATGGGGATGGGAATGGAAAATGCCGATAATGCTCAAACTCCTTTGGCGACAATCTTTTTGAGCAGTGAGCAAAACTTTGGGATCAATGGCAAAGTAATGTAATTTGCCCAAATTACTGTCTTGGTTTTGGTTATAGTCTTGCTCGAACTCTTCCACCTGGCCCCAGCAATTTTCCGTCGGTTGCACTTCCTCTACTTGCCAATACAGGTCGCCGTTTTCCTCGGTAACTAATTGCCCCAACAGTAGACCACAGCATTCCTCTGGGTAAAGCAGTTCAGCATGGCGATAGATCTGACTCTGCTGACTTAGACTTAGACTGATTCGGGTAGCCATAATATTTAAGATCTAAATAACCAACGCCAGAGGGGATGGCGGGGGCCAATTTTGCGAATTCTGGCGGTACCCCGGATGAGATTATTTCTTTCTTTAATGGATAAGCCCCAAAGAATATGGCAACTTTGTCTTATCAGCACAGCCCCGGTAAAACCAATGCTGGCAAAGAGGGTAAAAGCAGGTATCAACTGAAAGGCAAAGCCATAACGGATGGCTACCCAGGTGAAATGATCCTGCAACAGCGCAATATCTTGACGAAACTGCCAGACAGACCAGGGAACAAGGGTTAACCACAGCAATGCCACCACTGTCCAACGACCATAGACCCCCGCTTGGTAAAGGCGATAGGCGGGCTTACTCAAACACTGGTCGGGCATTAAGCGATGGGGCATGGATGTTGAAATTTTCACTATTTGAGTCCATTAACCACCAATGCCTAACCTCAGAGCCCAGTTGGGGCTAAAGGGAATCAGGGTCAGCAACATTAACAGTAGGGCTAGTAAACCCAGGCCTGCCCTGGTATCGTCCGGTTCCGTTAGCTCGTTTAAGCTGGGGCGTTCCAATTGCCGTTGTAAAAATAAAACTACGATCGCCCAATAGAGGGGAATGGGATTGGCGGGGTTAAACAGAGAAACGGCACCCAAAATAACTAGGGTGGCAATGGTGGTGCGGCGGGCTACTTTACGGCCGTAGATGGCTTGGACAATGCGGCCCCCATCGAGTTGCCCAGCGGGTAATAAATTTAAAGCATTAATCACCAAACCGAGCCAACCTAATACCGTCAGGGGATGGATGGAAATAACACTACTTTTCAGAGCACTGCCCAAAATTAATTTGGCTAACGTGCCCACCAACAGCGAACCTTGCAAAAATTGCACCGGCAGTTGAAATAAATTATTGCCCCCGGATAAACTCAGTCCCACGATCAAAAATAGTAGGGAAACTAATCCCCCCATGGCCGGGCCGGCGATCGCCACGTCAAAGAGAGCATTGCGGCTGGGTAAAAGGGACTCAAAACGGGTGATGGCCCCAAAGGAACCGATTTGCCAGTTGGGCAGAAAGAAGGGCCAACTCAGGCGCACTCCCCATTTTTTTGCCTGCCAGAGGTGACCCAATTCATGGGCCAGCAAAATAATGCCCACGGCGATCGCCAAAGGTACGGTTTCCCCCACCCGTTGCCAATTGTCCACCAGGTCAAAACCCAACAGGGCCGCACTGGCTTCCAACGTAGTCACAATGGTGGCCACCAGTAACACCACTGCCAAATTTTTCTGGGCTAGGGTGCTGGGCTGGGGGTCATTAGTGCTAGGTAAAATCACCACCACCGGGCGGTCTTCGCTCCCTTCCACTAGGAAAAGGCGATATTTTTCCCCCATTAATTGCTTCAGTTTGCCGGACAGTTTAGCGAAAGCATCCTCCGCTTCCGTCCGCAAATTACCTTTAAAAATTGCCCCTTCTTGGTAGGCAATGGTTTCCGTGGTGAAAAAGCTATCAATGCTAAAAATGCCTTTAATAATGGCCAAATCCTCCGGGGGAATGGGGGAAGTTTCTTCTAAGTTTGTGTTGGCCGTGCTGTCACCGAGCCCTGTGGTTTGATCCGCCTCATTAGCTAAATTTTGCAGACGTTGGGCTGCCTTTTGGCGCAAAAGTTCCGCTTGTCCTTCTTCCCGCATTTGCCGACCCAGATAGATGTAAATGCCCCCCGACACCAAAAGCAAAACCAACACTGCGGGCAAACTGATGGATAAACCAAAACTAAAAAGGACAAAATACAATAGCCAGGGGGCCATCAGCACCACAGACTGGAGCCAAGCCAGTTTTCCCAATTTGCCAAAGGGTTTAGCCCGCCGGTAGCCCCAGACTAAAACACCGATCGCCAGGGCAAAAATGGCGAAGATAATGGGGAATAAAAACTGGTCTAAGGTAGTGGCCATAGGTAAGCAAGTTTGGAAATTAGAACTATTTCTCGGCTAGGGTTGATTAATACGATGGATATTTACGAAGCAGCATCCATGGCCCGGCGTAAATTTCCCCCATGGCGATCAAGCTGGGCTTGGGCAGATTCTGCCCTTAAACCAGACCAGTGCATTAACAAAGCTAACTTAACCCGTTGGCCGCTCGCGATGAGTAACTCAGCCGCTTCCTCTCGGCTTAAATCCGTTAAATCCCGCAAAATTCTGATGGCTCGGTCTTCTAGTTTGCGATTGGTTACGGCCACGTCCACCATGCGATTGCCGTAAACTTTGCCCAGCTTGACCATGGCCCCAGTGGAAAGAATGTTTAAAGCCATTTTGGTCACTGTGCCTGCCTTTAAACGGGTGGAACCGGCCAAAATTTCTGGCCCAGTTAAAAGTCTAATATTCACATCGGCCTGCCTAGGGGCTTGGTTTTCCGGCACACAGGCAATAAAAATGGTTTTAGCCCCCCGGGCCCGGGCAGCGTCCAATGCCCCATGGACATAGGGAGTAGTTCCCCCGGCCGTAATGCCCACCACCACGTCCAGTTGGGTAATACGATGGTCGGCGATCGCCTGGGCTCCATCTTCGGCAATATCTTCCAAACCTTCTGAACTCCGGAGCAGAGCACTGGCTCCCCCAGCTAAAATTCCCTGTACTAACTCCGGCGGCGTACAAAAAGTGGGGGGACATTCCACCGCATCCAATACCCCCAACCGGCCACTGGTACCTGCGCCAATGTAAAAAAGCCGACCCCCTTTCCCCAAAGCCTGACTAATAATTTCTATGGCCTGGGCTAAATCTTCCCGCGCCTTGGCGATCGCCGTTACGGTGAGTTGATCCTGCTGGTTAAATAAATCCACCAACTCCAGGCTAGATAACTGATCTAAATTTTGGCTTTGGGGATTGGCCTGTTCCGTTAATAAATGGCCCCGTTCTTCTACGTTCTCCAAATTAGCCATGCCTACAATAATCCTTCCAAACGACGGCGAATATTTTCTAGTTCAGCATCGGAAAATTCCGTTTCCGGTTTTTCTTCAGTGGGGCCAGCATCGGAAGCTTGGGCTTCCCGGGCCGCTTGCAAAACGCCATCGGGGTCCCATTCCGGTTCCGCCACATTTTTTTCCGGGGGAATGGCCAGCATCCCTTCTGCCACCGTCTCGTAGTCGTAGCCAGCTTCCTGACAAAATTCCTCAATGTCCCTAGAATCCATTGCTTCAATGGTAGGCGGGGGAAAATCCTGGGCCTCCAACAGTAGAGCATAGCGGGTGGCATCGTCCTCGGAAGCGAACATCAAAATCTTATTGCGTCCCCCCATTTGTACGGTGTGGATGCCTTCGTTATCCGTACCTGCGTTAAATAAAAGAACGTAAACACGCATAGAGTCAGCAAAGTCTAAAAGTTTTCTATTTCTACCAGCATATCGAGCTAGGGCGGTTCTGGAAAAATCAATGGGGCCACCGACGACATAACTCAAACTGAGCATTCTTCGATGACCCCCAGGGGAGAACCATAGCTCCGCCCCCACGTCGGCATAATTCAGTGGAGAATTAGCTTAGAAATTAAGTTCAGCGGCTTGAACTTTTTCGATTTGTTTTTTCTTCAACACCAGCAGAATTTGAGAAAGCATAATGCCCGCCAGGAAGAGAACGAGGAACTTAATCCGGGTGGGGTTTTGCAACACCACTTCCGTATCCTTTTGGCCAAAGCCACCCACGTTGGGGTTGTTAGTTAAAAATTCCCCAGCTTCCACCGTCTGACCAGCACTGACAATCAACTCTGGCCCAGCGGGAATATCTACAGTTTCACTGCCATCGGCGGTGGCCAGAACCACTTGATAACCGCCGGCTTCCAGGGCGTTAACTTCCGCAACGGTTCCAGCCTGGGGCGCTTTAAAGGCGTTGTTATTGCTCAGTAAACCAGTGGGGTAAATTTGTCCCCGGCCTCGGTTAGCTCCCAGGTGGACAGCAAACTTACCGTAGTTAATACTTTTATCCTTAGCAGGATCGGGGGAAAGGACAGGGAAAACGATTTCCTGATACTGCTCACCGGGCAAGGGGCCAACGATAACCACATTTTCCATATCTTCCCGGTAGGGCTGGAAGTAGGTGCCGCCTACTTTTTCTTTCAACTCATCGGAGAGGCGATCGGGGGGAGCAATTTTGAAACCTTCGGGTAACATCAATACTGCGCCGACGTTCAAGCCCCCTTTGGAACCATCCCCCAGCACCTGTTGACTATCCAGGTCGTAGGGAATTTTCACCACCGCTTCAAATACTGTGTCGGGCAAAACCGCTTGGGGAATTTCCACTTCCGCCGGTTTCTGGGCCAGGTGGCAGTTGGCGCAAACAATGCGCCCGGTGGCTTCCCGGGGAGTCAAAGGGGCAGTTTCCTGGGCCCAAAAGGGATAGGCAGAGGCGGACTGGGGC containing:
- the uvrC gene encoding excinuclease ABC subunit UvrC, encoding MVATVTLLPLIQQPDLLEQRLKEIPQDPGVYLMGDRQGTILYIGKAKKLRTRVRSYFRDSQPHTARIALMVQQIAEIEFIVTDTETEALALEANLIKQHQPHFNVLLKDDKKYPYVCITWSETYPRIFITRKRRLNQAKDRYYGPYVDSFSLRQTLRLIQRIFPLRQRRQPLFKHRPCLNYDIGRCPGVCQALITPEDYRQTLQKVAMVFQGRTQELHQLLTEQMEQAAADLKFEQAALIRDQINSLGKLNADQKVSLPQDTISRDAIAVASDGQISAIQLFQIRAGKLVGRLGFFADGVESVEEKGEVLQRVLEQHYQQVEAVEIPSEIILPCVLPDGELLNDWLTSQRGRKVTFNLPQRQTKAELLEMVERNAQYELERLQKQTAKNVTALEDLAEILDLETLPKRIEGYDISHIQGSNAVASQVVFIDGVPAQQYYRHYKIKNPSIKVGHSDDFASLAEVIGRRFQPSARGKNNQQDWPDLIMIDGGKGQLSAVVKVLTEMDLLDKLTVVSLAKQREEIFLPGESQPLPTYPEQPGVQLLRRLRDEAHRFAVGFHRQQRMSKSRRSRLDEIPGLGFNRQKQLLAHFHSLDYIREANIKQLQEVPGIGPQLAQAIYDYFHPDNSSTIVG
- a CDS encoding type II toxin-antitoxin system RelE/ParE family toxin is translated as MAKYKITFKQSVSKDLRGIPNNDVKKILTRIDILATDPRGDGCVKLAGEDKYRVRQGVYRIIYEIRDAELVIAVVKIGHRSNVYKDN
- a CDS encoding CopG family transcriptional regulator, with protein sequence MGILSKRSTVYFDPSIHQALKIKAASSHVSISEIIDEAVRLLMSEDQEDLAALAERKNEQELSYEDLINDLKVHGKI
- a CDS encoding N-acetylmuramoyl-L-alanine amidase; amino-acid sequence: MAMESWLGAMVGVSVVIVTATPLIAQTQPLFLAYPPQNHQTSSPTIFFIGSAAPSVTVTLNGQPIERSAQGNFAPVIPLTMGKNEFVFQAGSQRIERTITRIATGPTLPAQGGFAPGSLTPAVPISRPAHESICFTAIAPTDAVATVTLAGQTIPLTPQGNVVQLPANNTILHGENQPKVTAADQYKGCQTFTSGQLPTVLGTPQFNLQWRGQSFSTPGPGSVTLLNGDRPQVVAVTSQAGVARTGPGTDYSRLTPLPQGSQASVTGQDGDWLRLDYGGWIKADETRTLPSQAPPRSLIRSVSYQAFGDHTEIRFPLQLPVPVTIHQTETGFTLSLYNTTAQTDTIRLDNDPIIRNLTWQQISPDRIDYYFTFKTDQQWGYDLRYEGTTLILSLRHPPRISSQPGNLQGVKILLDPGHGGSESGAVGPTGYAEKDINLLISQRLADRLRAQGANIHLTRTGDEFVSLVDRQTQISQVQPAIALSIHYNALPDSGNPNETDGISTFWYNAQAADLANFLQGYLVENLGRNSHGVYWNNLALTRPTISPAVLLELGFMISPQEFEWITNAQAQEQLVQTLAAGITTWLQQQR
- a CDS encoding M67 family metallopeptidase → MATRISLSLSQQSQIYRHAELLYPEECCGLLLGQLVTEENGDLYWQVEEVQPTENCWGQVEEFEQDYNQNQDSNLGKLHYFAIDPKVLLTAQKDCRQRSLSIIGIFHSHPHGQPIPSEFDRAIAWPEYVYLIVSGENGKFNTSRSWYLSESKNFVEVDSTLLL
- a CDS encoding site-2 protease family protein codes for the protein MATTLDQFLFPIIFAIFALAIGVLVWGYRRAKPFGKLGKLAWLQSVVLMAPWLLYFVLFSFGLSISLPAVLVLLLVSGGIYIYLGRQMREEGQAELLRQKAAQRLQNLANEADQTTGLGDSTANTNLEETSPIPPEDLAIIKGIFSIDSFFTTETIAYQEGAIFKGNLRTEAEDAFAKLSGKLKQLMGEKYRLFLVEGSEDRPVVVILPSTNDPQPSTLAQKNLAVVLLVATIVTTLEASAALLGFDLVDNWQRVGETVPLAIAVGIILLAHELGHLWQAKKWGVRLSWPFFLPNWQIGSFGAITRFESLLPSRNALFDVAIAGPAMGGLVSLLFLIVGLSLSGGNNLFQLPVQFLQGSLLVGTLAKLILGSALKSSVISIHPLTVLGWLGLVINALNLLPAGQLDGGRIVQAIYGRKVARRTTIATLVILGAVSLFNPANPIPLYWAIVVLFLQRQLERPSLNELTEPDDTRAGLGLLALLLMLLTLIPFSPNWALRLGIGG
- the murQ gene encoding N-acetylmuramic acid 6-phosphate etherase; this encodes MANLENVEERGHLLTEQANPQSQNLDQLSSLELVDLFNQQDQLTVTAIAKAREDLAQAIEIISQALGKGGRLFYIGAGTSGRLGVLDAVECPPTFCTPPELVQGILAGGASALLRSSEGLEDIAEDGAQAIADHRITQLDVVVGITAGGTTPYVHGALDAARARGAKTIFIACVPENQAPRQADVNIRLLTGPEILAGSTRLKAGTVTKMALNILSTGAMVKLGKVYGNRMVDVAVTNRKLEDRAIRILRDLTDLSREEAAELLIASGQRVKLALLMHWSGLRAESAQAQLDRHGGNLRRAMDAAS
- a CDS encoding DUF3110 domain-containing protein, which gives rise to MLSLSYVVGGPIDFSRTALARYAGRNRKLLDFADSMRVYVLLFNAGTDNEGIHTVQMGGRNKILMFASEDDATRYALLLEAQDFPPPTIEAMDSRDIEEFCQEAGYDYETVAEGMLAIPPEKNVAEPEWDPDGVLQAAREAQASDAGPTEEKPETEFSDAELENIRRRLEGLL
- the petA gene encoding cytochrome f yields the protein MRNPDTLGLWTKTMVALRRFTVLAIATVSIFLITDLGLPQSASAYPFWAQETAPLTPREATGRIVCANCHLAQKPAEVEIPQAVLPDTVFEAVVKIPYDLDSQQVLGDGSKGGLNVGAVLMLPEGFKIAPPDRLSDELKEKVGGTYFQPYREDMENVVIVGPLPGEQYQEIVFPVLSPDPAKDKSINYGKFAVHLGANRGRGQIYPTGLLSNNNAFKAPQAGTVAEVNALEAGGYQVVLATADGSETVDIPAGPELIVSAGQTVEAGEFLTNNPNVGGFGQKDTEVVLQNPTRIKFLVLFLAGIMLSQILLVLKKKQIEKVQAAELNF